The following are from one region of the Silene latifolia isolate original U9 population chromosome 9, ASM4854445v1, whole genome shotgun sequence genome:
- the LOC141601730 gene encoding uncharacterized protein LOC141601730: MLDRAMCNEAWLDIFPYATLHHLDREWSDHAPIKLIFDKRSTEAVTKQGFKFEQIWLGEEGCEDAVQRGVEKGHGDLMRTLRECARELQGWKKMSIWKIKRSIELKQKSLAWLNGEERTESNVRKRKKIVAEIGELSRQEELYWRQRSRALWLKDGDRNTKFFHNKAGERKRKNFIGMLIDDAGVERVGGEAVAKVANDYFVELFTSSNPNNFEDVLNGLDGRVTNQMNSYLTADYSEDEIVEALNQMHPLKAPGPDGMNGLFFQSYWHLVGSGVVTTVL; the protein is encoded by the coding sequence ATGCTGGACCGGGCTATGTGCAACGAAGCTTGGTTGGATATATTTCCGTATGCGACCCTACACCATCTTGATCGGGAGTGGTCTGATCACGCGCCTATCAAGCTTATTTTTGATAAACGGAGTACAGAAGCGGTGACTAAGCAAGGTTTTAAGTTTGAGCAAATTTGGTTGGGTGAAGAGGGGTGTGAGGATGCGGTGCAGCGTGGGGTAGAGAAGGGGCATGGGGATCTTATGAGGACTTTGAGGGAGTGTGCCAGGGAGCTTCAAGGGTGGAAAAAAATGAGTATTTGGAAGATAAAGAGGAGTATCGAGCTGAAACAAAAAAGCCTTGCATGGCTTAATGGGGAGGAAAGGACGGAGAGCAATGTGAGGAAGAGGAAGAAAATTGTTGCGGAAATTGGTGAGCTGAGCCGACAAGAGGAACTCTACTGGAGGCAACGTTCTAGGGCATTATGGCTGAAAGACGGAGACCGGAACACGAAATTTTTTCATAATAAAGCAGGGGAGAGGAAAAGGAAGAACTTCATTGGGATGCTTATTGATGATGCCGGGGTAGAACGCGTGGGGGGTGAGGCAGTTGCTAAAGTGGCGAATGACTATTTTGTGGAGCTATTTACGTCATCAAATCCTAATAATTTTGAAGATGTTCTTAATGGGCTCGACGGGAGAGTGACAAATCAGATGAACAGCTACCTGACAGCCGATTACTCTGAGGATGAGATTGTTGAGGCACTCAATCAAATGCACCCACTTAAAGCTCCTGGCCCGGATGGTATGAATGGTCTCTTTTTCCAGTCGTATTGGCATTTGGTTGGCTCGGGTGTGGTGACCACGGTGCTCTAA